CATTAGATGATGCGCCGATTTAAAAGGACCGGCACCTTATGTAAATGGATGTTATTGCTTTGAATTGCAGCCATAATTATGGGAGTGCCTCGCAACTGAGTAAGGCCACATTAAGCAAACTTGCTGGAAACTTCGCAAACTGCTCCGCAACATATTGGACGAGCACCAGGAGTCCCACAACCGGTATTTATTCAGTCCCATCttcagctccctgcagagcacTACAAAATCAATTGACCCTAGATGAGATCACTCTGAGTTGTACTTGGTTTAGCATGTTTTTGCCTCATGTGAACCAGTTTCTCTTCAACACTTAgcaatataaaatgtttaattcagaattaacgtttttaaagatttaaaaatcttaaagaGTCTTCAAGTTTCTTcaacattaactttttttttttcctccccacactCCGAAGAGCCACACGAGCACAACAGGACCTGCTACAGAGTCAACACTGAGCCAGGCTACAGGGTGTTGAGAATGAGGAGCAAGAGCAGTATCCATTTCAGCagctcccctggcacagccaaCAAATCACTGCTCATCGAAGATGCCAGCACAAGCATCGCGTGAACGACCTGAGGAACAACGAAGGCTCTTCAGTTCAGCCACAGGTAAGCGGTGGCCCATCACTGCGTTTCAACAGCTGAATCAGGGTCCCCCTTCGTAGTCCGGGTGGTTTGGAAACCACCAGCCTTACTGAAATCCATTTCCATGCCCTGGGTTGGAGTCGGGCATGGACAAAGTAGGCAGTGCCTACTATAACGCGGGCAGAAGCAAAGCGATGGCTGTAAACAAGAGCAATCCTCTGACTCACTGGGCAGGAGCCCAGCCACTCTACACCCAGTGACACCCAATTTTCTACGGCACCAGGCAGCTCAGGGTGCCAGGCCAAGGCTCCCTGGTCCCGTTAACAGACCTGTGTACAAGACCACTCTGCTTCTGCCTCCAGGTTTGCTTCCCCATCCTGCCCCGCAGCTGCAGGAGAGCCCAGGAAGGCGCCAGGTTTATCTTCCAGCCTACGTAAGACAATTTTcctggaaaggggaaaaacaccCAGACATAACCAAGACTGAGCCTATGTTCAAAAGTTTTGGTGCGCTTGCATCACAGCTGTCATCCTGCATTACACAAAGTGCCTAACGAACATGCCAGACCCCTCAGTCCTCAGGGAGAGTCAGCCCTTTCCAAGGAAGACTCCAACAAGCCAGCAGCCAAATCTCACAGGGCAAGATAAAAAAGATGCAGATTACATGTTTTTATGGTGTTGCCATTAGGAATAGGGAAGAACAACTAACCGGTTGGATCACCATTTGCCAAAACACTGATCTTACAGCCTTGCTTGGCCAATGGAAAGCATCGACACTTGGAGGAGCACAACGTAAATACACTTTCCCacagacagttaaaaaaaaaagaaaaaaaactcacAGCAAAGCAATTTCCAAAAATAACTCGGAAAGCAAACAGCTACTGCTATGCTACGATCCCTCTTTCCATGCCACATCTCCCAGATGCTCCTCTGCCTTGGGTTGTTCCCAGCAGAAGCCACGATTCCCACTTCCCACCTCCCGAGCCTTTCAGATGCCGGTCACCCTTACTCCTTGGTGGAGCTGGAACGGAAAATTCAGACCATGGTGTCCCAGAAAACACGACCTTCCCCCTCGAGCCTAGCCCGACGCACCCGACACGCGTGGgactccctggggctgggggctgccccgCGGGCACCCCCAGCTTTGCAGCCACGGGGGGAAGGGACGAAGCGCCCCGGCGGGCGCCCAGCCGCAGCCGAGCAGCCCCGCTCCGGGCGGGGAGGCCGCGGGGAGGCCCCCGGCGGCCGGGGCTCCTACCTCGGCAGTGCCGGCCCTGCGGGCAGccacggcggcggcggcagcagccccaCATCTGCGGCGGCGCCTCGGCTCCGGCGGAGGACGGCACGGCCCGGCCGGCCCGGCGGTGCGCGGCCGCGGGAGCCCGCCGGCAGCCGCTCGgcggggcggaggcggcggcggcgggtccTGGCCGCGGCGCCCCGCGGAGCTGCCCGCGGGGGTGCGCGCCCCGCGCGGGCGGAGCGGACGGAGCGGAGCGGCGGAGAccggccccgggcagcccccgccccgccgggcagcgccgctccctcccgcccgcccgcccgcccgcgccagcagcagccccgggaGGGATGCGAGCGCGGACTCGGTGCGGAACGGGCTCACCTCTGCTCGGCCGCAGCTGCGGGAGCCCCCGCAccgcccgcggcccggcccctcCGCGGGGCAGCGCGGGCACCGGCTGCTCCGGCGGTGAAGCGGCTGCCGGtgcgggccccgccgcccttCCCTCGGTCAAGCGCCCCTGCTCGCTCCCGCCCGGCACTTCAGCCGCGCCTTCGCTTTCTGCTcggggtttggggttttctgaaCTGAGCcgagttttttaaaaatatccgAAAGAAACAGGGGAGGCGGAGCAGCTGTAGCCATCTTGCAGACCTAGGTGCAAACGCAGCCTGTAGCACCAGGGATCAACAGCTCTAGAGAAAAGGGTGCTTATCAGGACCAAGCGTTGAGCCAAGCTCAGGAGCAGCTGTGCAGCTGCTCCACGGAGCAGACGAGCAGGGGACCCCAGCAGAGACCTAGTGGGTCCAAGCAGCAACACACCCAGCTGCCTTGAAGACGAGGAAGCAAACACCCGCCTCTCTGGCACTGTGTCTGTTCTGCTGATGCTTTGCACAACACCGCGCTCCCCCGAGTATGCAGGATAGTTGTGTTCAGCCAGCCACTGTAGTTCTGCATCGTGCACCGTGACTGTATAGAATATAGTCCGGCAAAAGTCAGGCTTCCAACAACGCTGCACCTGCGTTGCTGGATGCTGCGACTTCCCTGGGTCCTCTTCTCTCTTTACAGAGTTGTTGTTGTGGTGAGAAAAGCCAGGCCTCAAATATGGAACTCCCTGTGATCTCAGCTGGTATCTGCTGTGTGCAGGTATCCGTTGGTGCGTATTGAAACAAATAAGGTAGTAAAGAATATATGCTTTGTGCTGAGGGCAGGTTCGGTCTCCAAGTTTGGTGTGCGTGTCCCCCTTCAACTCCAGCTTGGATTGGTTTTGCTGCAACGAACCCCGAACTCTGCCGACAGCACAGAGGGTGACAGCTCTTTATGTCTTAATTGGGAATTATGACCAGTCATCTGTCACATCAAATTTTGCCTCCTGAGAAGAGTTACAATTAAATACAGGACAGTTCACGCAAAAGGTTTTGCTACAATATTTGGTGTTTGCTTGAAGTCTGCATCAGCAGATTAGAGCAGTGTTTGGAGCACTGGATGGTTTTATGCTTAACGTGTCATGGGAGGAAAATGAGTTGGCAAGGTGTTTTACACAGCACAAGCAAACGGCTTCACTCTCGTCAGTCCACAAGGCCTTACTCTGACCCTCCCTGggctgttgataacactcccGCTGACTTCCTAATGCCAGCACAGGACACGGATtagcctgtttttaaaatcccagGGTGGAAAATAACTAGGAGAGGAGTTACTGCCGAatcagagcagcagagatgctgcaaaTAGCACGGGTGTTCTGCCTCTGACGGTCCTGACTGCAGCGAAAAGCACAAACCACGCGTTTCCCTGACAGAAAATGTGGAAGCCCTTGCAACCTGCATACCAGCGCTGCCTGCGTAAGACTTGACACACTCGCAAGaaaggagctgctcctgcacctGCATTTTTGTGGCAAAAGTCCTCTGCTGGTGCCCAGCCCCATTGCTGCAGATTAAAACTTAGGAACAAGTAGGACAAGCTTCCAAGGCAGAGGCATTCTTGTTATATAACCTGAAGCAGGGCCTGCTGTTGGGCTGATTATCAAACACTTGCTGAGAGCCCGCAAACTGTGCGTCAGGTTTCCATTTTGTTCAAGTAACTCTGAAATGGCAATCTGTTGACTCAGAGGAATGACGTCTGATCGCCCTGCTAGTGCTCTGACACAAGGTCTGTCAAATCCAGGGCAACAGCAGAGTCTGTGGCCCCTGAAGACCATTCTAGATCTTTCTTACATCTCTTTTAGGTCTCTCCAGATCTTTCCTAGCAATACCTGAGCAAGAGAAAAGGTAGGAAGTGGGtgattttcaaacacaaaacccaaataCAAAGAGACTGTAAGGAAAAGCCACTGTCATTTTAGGTAACTGGTAGCTAGAAGATCTCGTGTTCAAGTCAGCGCGGCTCTGAGTGAGCAAAAGATGACAGACTGAGCTGGGTTTGGGTACAGGTCTTACATTCAAGCTTCTGGAAATGATTTCCGTAGGGCTTGGTATTCGCTTTGGAAACAGTAATCAGAAGCGAGCTTCGACATTGCATGCGAAAAAGACGTTGCACGTTTTATTTCAAGTATGAATCACCAGAAAGCAGTGAAGCCTTGTGCACATCCTTGATGCTAGTGCATGTATGGGGTATGCTTTATTCAAAGCCAACGAAACCTCTGTTGCTCTGGCGGCACTTGAGCTGCTCACACATTCGGTGTCCttggaggcaagaggagaaCTTTTCTTATTAGCTAATTAACAGGCCTCAAATTTCCAACTTGTATCTGAAAAGCCTGTGGATTGTTTGGGAGGGCTTTCTGCCATCTGGTTTATGCAAGACTTAATCTGTACCTTGCCGTTCAGCTAAACTACTTTATGTCCTCGTCATACCGAAGCATTTCAAGGCTTCTCGCTCTTAGCATCTTCATTCTAGATGACTGTAAAATATTCTAATTTCAGAGCAATCAGCAGTTCAGGTTTCTCTCTTTGGGACAGTTAACCATAGCAAGTACTTAGGATACATTCTTTTTGGAGAGAACGTGTGGCTTAAGCTGCCTAGACAAAAAACAgttgttgaaatgaaaaactagGCAATGTGAGGACAGTTGTAAGTGACAGGCTGCCCTTATTTGCCCAAACAGGGCACTGGGATGCTGAACTCGGCAGCCATCCCCGCTCCTCCCTGCGGACCCACTGCTGGATGCAGCCGGACACAGCACGGTCCTCGCATTGCCTACAGCCGTTCAACACAGCTTTATGGACTTCTGGGCTCTGGAGTCCCACCGTCGGTGGCTCGGGGAGTGAAAAGCAACACGTGCTCTTCAGCAACTTCTCCTCTGGCCGCTCCCTTCTGCCAGGGCACCATTTCCAAACATCACCCTGACGGCACACTGTGATGTCACCGCTATGCGGCACAGGCATCACAGTGGCGTGTCACAACGTCCCGTTGGTGCCCGCAGTCAGCCGGTGCCAGTTGGCCTTTGCTTGCTGACTGGCAGGACAAGGCCTGGCTGTCCAGGGCGATGGCCAGCGAGGGAAGCTTCGGTCCAGCTGGGACAAAAGCGATTAAAAGGGAGCCGTCTCCCCCAGAAACAACATCCCTTGCTGCTCCGGATGAGCTGGGGGCTTCTCCTGGCCCTCCAGGACAGGGGGAAAGAGCACCCTGGGACGCTGCCGGACGAGCGATAAAGGAGGAGCGCGAGTGTCCAACATGGCAGGGACGGACACAAGATCAAACAAGTCCCTCCCGTTTCCAACAAGAGTGCAGGAAAAGCCAATGAATTCTCGTCCCTCTGCTTTCCACAGAAGCTTTGGAAAATGGTGGAAAGCGACCAGTTTAGGTCCATTTGGTGGAGTGAGGGTGGAAGATGCGTGGCCATCACGAAGAGCTCTTCAAGGAGGaggtgctgggcagggcaggacctCTGCGGGTTTTTGCCACGCAGAGCATGAAGAGCTTCCTTCGGCAGCTGAACCTCTATGGATTCGCCAAAGTACATCGGGATTTCGAAAGATCTGCCTCCCTGCCCGAATTCCTggcagaagaagcagcagcttctgctcacAGCCAGGTACAGCACTTGCTCTGCCCATCAACTAACACTCACAGGAGGCTTGGGGGAGAGACGGACCTTCCCATCAAATACGGCCTTGCAATAGAGATGGGGATGGTAGTGAGCGgcttggttttcatttccttctcgGGTCGTTTTCAGGAAGGTTGGAGTTAGTCTTTCTGACTAGtagaaacacagataaaatacaGTTCGGTTATATCCAGAGTTTGAACCATTAAATGGAAAGACAGACTCAGTGTAATCTGATTTTCTAATGTCTTTGCTACGGTTTCTGTACAATGTGAAACTTTTGACAGTGAATGCGAAAGATACGTCTAAGACGTAGTATTACTGCTGTTTAGCCTCAGCTTTTGGTTTCAAACGCCCCTGAGAGTCCTTTTCAATATCCATGCTCCTCTTTTGCAATTCAGAGTCTTAGTTCTCGTAGCTTGGGGTTTTCGTCTTCGGATGGTGTCAACTaactcttctcctttgcttttttcagatCCTCTACTACTATAACCCCAGCTTTAACCGACAGCATCCCCACCTGCTGGAAAACTGCAAGAGGAGAGTGAGCCTCAAACGGAGAGCCCCAGATGCACCGGAGGTGGATGAAGGGCACCCCTCCAGAAGCCCAGAGGGTCAGCCTGCAAGGGCGCGCAGGCATCTCCACCCACCAAGCGACGTCCTGGCCACCGCAACGTCCATTCATCTCCACGGGCAGCCGCTCCCACACTTCCAGAGCCTGCCGGCGCAGCGGGGAGCGAGGGGTTCGCCCTTCTGGCCCTCTTCTTGCTACCACCCCCCAGCAGCCGCACCCCGCATGGCCTCCAGCGTGCTCCTCATGCTCCTCCGCAGTTGGCAATGCccgtgctggcagcagcctcagctctgCCGAGGCCAAGGCCACCCCACGGCCAAAGGCCAACAGTGCCCCACTGCCCCACCTGCACCTGCAGCCCCAACCCTGCAGATGCAGGTGATGCCGTTGGACCCCAGCGCGGCACAAACTAGAGAGAGCACAGAGAGTTGGCAGCAAGTCCGTAGCGTCTAATTAATAGCGTTTTAATAGATAAGAGCTTAACTAGAGTTGGTAAGAAAGGTAGCTTAGAACAGTTGGTAATAAAGTGTTGGAACAAGAAACCTTTTCCAGTTGCCCTGTCCTCTTTGCCCAGCACAAAGCCAGGATGAGTTCCTCTTTCACCACCCAAACACTAAGCAGAAGCAACTGATCTGCCACCAGCTTGAACCATTTCTAAACATGCAGTGCTACGCAGCACACTCCCATCACGGAGAGATTTCCGTAGTTAGGGCCTAAGATCAGAGAGCTGAGCGTGTGAttcccccatccccagctgAACATCCGGATGAGGATGCCAACATCTTCATCTAAGCTGGACcgggtgtcgtggtttaaccccagccggcagctaagcaccacgcagccgcttgctcactccccccccacccctgggatgggggagagaatcaggcaaaaaacctcgtgagctgagataaagacagtttaataggacagaaaggaatgaaaaacaatgctaatgagaataataatatgacaatagtaatactaaaagaattaaactatacaaagcaagtggtgcacaaagcaattgctcaccactcgttgaccgatgcccagttagttcccgagccgcgatccgcccctcccagccagcgcccccagtttatatactgggcatgatgtcatatggtatggaatagctctttggccagtttgggtcagctgtcctggcggtgtcccctcccagcttcttgtgcccctccagccttcttgctggctgggcatgagaagctgaaatatccttggcttagtataaacactacttagcaacaactaaaaacatcagtgtgttatcaacattacttTCCtactcaatccaaaacacagcgctataccagctactaggaagaaaattaactctgtcctagcggaaaccaggacaccagggaAGCAGTGTTTCATCTCGTGCCTTCTCCTGATCGCTTTAAAATAGGTGTTGCTGAGTCAGCAGCCTGGGTCACAGAAGTCGAGGGCTGAACTGGTTTGCATCTAGTCatccaggagaaaagcaaagtggGGCACTGGTTTCACACCCTCTGTGCCcggtggggagctgggggccTGCACTCCCCAGCTACAGCCGCACAGGCACATCTTTGCACCCTATCGCCTCCGCTCTCTGGCCGCTCCCCACCgctccccttttctcctcctcttcccccattATCCCCCTTCCTATGTCTTCTCCcatacattttcctcttcttttctgccttctctgagGCATTACACTCCCAGACCCCTGGCCCGACGCACAGCCCTTGGCAGCATCGCGAGGCACCACCAGTGTCCCTGGGGGaccctcccaccccaaaacGTGCCACAGCAGAAGCCAAGGAGACGCTTGCGGGTGCCTACCAGTTTTATTAGCAGCCTCGCGGTCAGGTTCCCAACCCCACGGCAAAGGTGCTGGGGTGTGGGGTGGTGTCACCCTGCCCGCCCCGGTGTCCCCGGCACGGGGCGGGGAGGTCACTCGGCAAAGCCCTGAGTGTCGCAGCGGGGTCCCTGCCACTTGTCATAGCACTGGCAGCTGAACTCCTCGGCCAGCCGGGAGACGTTGTCCCCGGACTCCAGGCTCTGGGCCACCAGCCAGGGCTTGCCGGCTTGCAGGTCGATGGCGAAGCGGAAGGGGTCGAGGTGGAGGAAGCCCCGCTTGTTCTCCTGGCGCACGCAGCGGCCCTGGCCGGAGCACAGGCTCTGGCTGCACAGATCGGCGCTGGCCGTCACGTTGACGACGTAGTGGCCCAGGGGCCCCTCCACGTAGTCCTTCAGCCTCAGGCACATCTCCTGCAATGGCACGCGGTGTCACAGCCCTGCGCGGCCGGGGAACGGGGGGTCCCCGCGGGCGGTGGCGCGGTGCCGCCCGCCGCACTCACCTTGGAGGTGCTGTAGTTGAGGCTGCCCCAGAGGACGATGCCGGCGGCGCCCTGAGCCGCGCTCTCCCCGATGGTGTTCATCAGGTCCTCCTGCAgccaaggggagaggagaagtcAACGCGGCCCAAAGCCCCCGCGCTGCCTCCCCATCAGCCCGAGAGGTGCCCACCGTCCCCACGTCCCATCACCTGGGAGAGGAAGTCGACAGTGTGGTCGAAGGCGATCTGGGAGTAGGGCAGGACGGGGATGCCGCGGTCGAGGACGCCGCGCTGGACGGCGAAAGCCTCGGCCACGCGCGGCCGGACATAGGCGAGCGCCTTGCTGGTGCTGTTGAAGCAGGGGGGCAGGTAGATGCTGGGGTAGAGCGCCCGGCTGCTCTCCCAGAGCCACCGCAGCTCCTtgttcctctgctgctccagcaccGGGCACGTCCCGGTGTAGGGCAGGCTGTCGAAGTCGTCGTCGTAGCAGTTGGGGAAGCCCTAGAAACCCCAGTAGCCATTGGGACGGAGGGTCTTGCCCAGCTGCAGGGTCTGCTCCACGAAGTTGCGGGCACTCTGCTCCAACTGCTGCTTGGCCGTCTCCTTCACCAGCTCGGGGGGCCACTGCGGGTGCTGCTGCCGCACCAGCTCCTCCGACTTCTGCTGGTAGATGTCCACGGAGGCCCAATTGCGGAGCCGTAGGAAGAGGGTGTCAGCAGAGGACGGCTGGCCCTCGGCCCAGAAGAGGGGGCGCTGGGGGTGGTCCCCGTCCCGGCGCCGCAGCTGGAAGCTGGTGGAGTTGAGGGGGAGGAAGACATCGGCGgtgctgtcctgcagcaggcagcggcCCCGGCCCTGGCCCAGCGccgtgctgcagagctgtgccgcGTCGTGACATTCACGATGTAGCGGCCCAGGTCCCCCTCCAGGTAGTTCTTGATGATGATCTGGCACGAGTcctgggggaagggggggcatCAGGGGCACGTTGGGCTGCTCCAGGGAGAGGAGCACCCCAGATGGAGAGGACACCCCAGCCTTGAGCCACTGGTCCCACTCTGGGGGCAGCTGTGGGACGAGCCTGTTAGTGCCCACAGCACCCACACTCCTGACACGGTGCTCCCAAAGAGCCGCCGTGGGTCAGGAAGAGccgtctctgctccagccacgaGGAAGAGGGACTGTCCCAGCTCCTGGGACAGCTCCCCCCACTGCCCTCCTCCGCAGGCTAGCCGCACAGCACCGGACCGGCTCACGGAGCCCGGGTCCCGCTGCTGGACCCAGGGTCCTGCGGCACCTCCCAGGCACCTCCCTGATGACGGTGACCCTCGGTGCCAGTCCTGCTACCAGGCCCCTTACCCGTAAGGGGGCAGTTGGTGGCACCCCACCATCCACCCACAGAGGGGCTGAGCCGGGGGGCCCACACCGGGACCCCCCTTAGAGGGAAGGCGGCAGGGCTGGGCCTCCTGCTCCCCGGGGCCAGCCCCATGCCAAAGGGGGCTGCTCCGCACCCgcggcccccgcggccccgctccccgcccgtcccgctccgctccgctcccccgCCCGGCTCTCACAGCGGCTCACGCCATCCCCCGCCACGGGCTCCCACCGGCGGCgcctcccccccgccgcccgcttGCAACCTCCCCGGCGGGCACCCCCGGCTTTGCAGCCACGGGGGGAAGGGACGAAGCGCCCCGGCGGGCGCCCAGCCGCAGCCGAGCAGCCCCGCTCCGGGCGGGGAGGCCGCGGGGAGGCCCCCGGCGGCCGGGGCTCCTACCTCGGCAGTGCCGGCCCTGCGGGCAGccacggcggcggcggcagcagccccaCATCTGCGGCGGCGCCTCGGCTCCGGCGGAGGAcggcacggcccggcccggcccggcccggcggtgCGCGGCCGCGGGGAGCCCGCCGGCAGCCGCTCGgcggggcggaggcggcggcggcgggtccTGGCCGCGGCGCCCCGCGGAGCTGCCCGCGGGGGTGCGCGCCCCGCgcggggcggagcggagcggagcggagcggcggagaccggccccgggcagcccccgccccgccgggcagcgccgctcccgcccgcccgcccgcccgtgccagcagcagccccgggaGGGATGCGAGCGCGGACTCGGGGCGGAACGGGCTCACCTCTGCTCGGCCGCAGCTGCGGGAGCCCCCGCAccgcccgcggcccggcccctcCGCGGGGCAGCGCGGGCACCGGCTGCTCCGGCGGTGAAGCGGCTGCCGGtgcgggccccgccgcccttCCCTCGGTCAAGCGCCCCTGCTCGCTCCCGCCCGGCACTTCAGCCGCGCCTTCGCTTTCTGCTcggggtttggggttttctgaaCTGAGCcgagttttttaaaaatatccgAAAGAAACAGGGGAGGCGGAGCAGCTGTAGCCATCTTGCAGACCTAGGTGCAAACGCAGCCAGCCTGGTAGCAGCCAGGGATCAACAGCCTCTAGAGAAAAGGGTGCTTATCAGGAACAACAGACACACACAGCTGCAAAGATTCCTCTCTGCTTAATGTTGGTAAAAGAGTTTAAAGTGACCCGTCTCTCCCTTCCAGCCACTGAGAAGTGGCTCAGTAACAGCCAGAAACTTCGTCTCTTCCATCAGCAGAAGACAAGGTCCCGAGTACCAGTCGCAAAGGCAGCCTGCAGTCCGGCACAGGCTGATGGACAGAGCCTCGCTGCAGATCAGACAGGGCTCTCGTGTTTTCTTTTGGTGGTTCTTGTCTTCTGCTTAACCACGTTTGTCCTCcgctgcagcttttcttcaagGTGGGAAGGCAAACCTTAGCCCTCGGCCCCTGTGACGCTCCTCCCGTTGCCTGCTTGTGGTCGGGCTTGTCCCTTCTCGTCCCAGACGCTTTGGCATTGTGCAGCTGGCTGCGCTCCCAGAAAAGCTCTACTGCAGGATACTAAGTTTGCAGAAGACcgaagtgttttaaaagcaaaacacatcaaATGGCTGATAAACCAGTACGGGTATTCATAGCAAGAATTGCTAGAACTCTTGGGTTTCGCTCAAGATCTGGGCAGCCAGCCGTCGATCCGGTTGTTGAGTCTTTGCCCAAGTTAGGGAGGTGTAGTGAATTAGGCAAGCGGAACTAGGAAcagattcacagaaaaaaaaaatctggtaacTTATTTGCATTAGACGACTGGAGCAGCCGTCTCTGCTGACGGTCTGGTGGAGTCCTGCCTCCTCTCCGACTGTCCTGTCTTGTACCGAACTTGTGTTGGATTAAGGATGCTCTCGCACACACCGAGAGGTTTGCAGTCCCTTCCTGCAGCCTGACAGCGGGTCAGTCGTAGGAACGCGGTTTTGTTCACTTCTTATCCCCAGGGCTGTGCTAATTCACATGCAGGTAGCAGGTGCTCGCTAGCCCAGAAACCTCAGCCGAAAGCATGTCTCTGTTCAGATGCTGCTAACACCACCAAGCTGGCACTAATTATCAGCATCTCTTCCCAAAGCAGAGCACCCAGCACTCCTCTGTCTTCCTTTAGCTGCAGCGCGCTTGCACACGTACGAAGCAACTTGAGCCCTTAGACAGCGATCGGCACGGGAGTGCCACAAGCCTCCGCTGCAACGCAAATGGAATCAAAGGCATTTGAAAGACCCACATGCCATCTATTTCGTTTCAAGCCATGCAGTCACTGTGACTTGCTTTTGGGAAggatttatttcttccaaaagagCTTTGTACTCGTACGTCGAGTCCAAAGGCCGCAGGAGAAGCTCAGCACCcagctgcaagagctgcaggagaagcgGTCTGGAAGAACCTGCTTCCCATTCTTCTGAACTTGGTTTTATGACTTCCATCCAAAGCTTTGGGTGAAGTGAAATGCAATGGCAAATGGTAACTAGTGGGGTCCTAAAACAACTCCTGAGGTTTCAAGATACGGTCGCCCTCTTGGTCGTGTAACCATAGGCGTGGGCTGTTAATGCAAAGACAACATTGAAAACAACAGCTTAGTGTCTGACTGAACCGACTTTTAACACTATGGGAAATTTCTCTGCCTTTACTGAGTTTGACGTTTTTAGTCAGGGAACAAGGCAGAGGAGAACTTTTCTTATTAGCTAATTAACAGGCCTCAAATTTCCAACTTGTATCTGAAAAGCCTGTGGATTGTTTGGGAGGGCTTTCTGCCATCTGGTTTATGCAAGACTTAATCTGTACCTTGCCGTTCAGCTAAACTACTTTATGTCCTCGTCATACCGAAGCATTTCAAGGCTTCTCGCTCTTAGCAGCTTCATTCTAGATGATTGCAAAATGTTCTAATTTCAGAGCAATCAGCAGTTCAGGTTTCTCTGTTTGGGACAGTTAACCATAGCAAGTACTTAGGATACATTCTTTTTGGAGAGAACGTGTGGCTTAAGCTGCCTAGACAAAAAATAgttgttgaaatgaaaaactagGCAACGTAAGGACAGTTGTAAGTGACAGGCTGCCCTTATTTGCCCAAACTGGGCACTGGGATGCTGAACTCGGCAGCCATCCCCGCTCCTCCCTGCGGACCCACTGCTGGATGCAGCCGGACACAGCACGGTCCTCGCATTGCCTACAGCCGTTCAACACAGCTTTATGGACTTCTGGGCTCTGGAGTCCCACCGTCGGTGGCTCGGGGAGTGAAAAGCAACACGTGCTCTTCAGCAACTTCTCCTCTGGCCGCTCCCTTCTGCCAGGGCACCATTTCCAAACATCACCCTGACGGCACACTGTGATGTCACCGCTATGCGGCACAGGCATCACAGTGGCGTGTCACAACGTCCCGTTGGTGCCCGCAGTCAGCCGGTGCCAGTTGGCCTTTGCTTGCTGACTGGCAGGACAAGGCCTGGCTGTCCAGGGCGATGGCCAGCGAGGGAAGCTTCGGTCCAGCTGGGACAACAGCGATTAAAAGGGAGCCGTCTCCCCCAGAAACAACATCCCTTGCTGCTCCGGATGAGCTGGGGGCTTCTCCTGGCCCT
This region of Gymnogyps californianus isolate 813 chromosome 13, ASM1813914v2, whole genome shotgun sequence genomic DNA includes:
- the LOC127021528 gene encoding hyaluronidase-like, whose amino-acid sequence is MNTIGESAAQGAAGIVLWGSLNYSTSKEMCLRLKDYVEGPLGHYVVNVTASADLCSQSLCSGQGRCVRQENKRGFLHLDPFRFAIDLQAGKPWLVAQSLESGDNVSRLAEEFSCQCYDKWQGPRCDTQGFAE